One genomic segment of Sminthopsis crassicaudata isolate SCR6 chromosome 2, ASM4859323v1, whole genome shotgun sequence includes these proteins:
- the LOC141553804 gene encoding relaxin-3 receptor 1-like: protein MYAEGGARSPGAVGAVPACGGLEGAESQRPVNACAGAPGNGSQSETPDRGSGSLDTMEVPAGAALALRLLIAAVYLTVCALGLVGNVLVMVLVRARQRRRPSALNCFVLNLAATDFQFVLTLPFWAVDTARDFSWPFGSAMCKIVLSMTVLNMYASAFFLSAMSIARYFTVAGALRRYRPDGRDAACCGAATPVWVCGLLWVAASLATMPTALFSTVASVAGERLCLLRFPDGSWDWLALYHVQKITVAFLLPLATLSACYLLLVRFLRRRPRPWLRGPSGPSGPPSNPRRPSRVTRSVTVVVLAFFLCWLPNHAITLWGVLVKFNAVPWDRAYYLVHSYLFPVTICLAHANSCLNPLLYCLLRPEFRRLLWELCCRRCGPSSSRPAKGGPASAASAPAQRRWRSSSCSEPPPGGRA from the coding sequence ATGTACGCAGAAGGGGGCGCGCGCAGTCCCGGAGCCGTCGGGGCAGTGCCCGCCTGTGGCGGCTTGGAAGGGGCCGAGTCCCAGCGGCCAGTAAATGCCTGTGCAGGAGCGCCGGGCAACGGGTCCCAGTCGGAGACCCCGGACCGCGGCTCGGGGAGTCTGGACACCATGGAGGTGCCGGCCGGAGCGGCGCTGGCCTTGCGGCTGCTGATCGCTGCCGTGTACCTGACGGTGTGCGCGCTCGGCCTGGTGGGCAACGTGTTGGTGATGGTGCTGGTCCGCGCTCGCCAAAGACGCCGGCCCTCGGCCTTGAACTGCTTCGTCCTCAACCTGGCGGCCACGGACTTCCAGTTCGTGCTGACCCTGCCCTTCTGGGCGGTGGACACGGCCCGGGACTTCAGCTGGCCCTTCGGGAGCGCCATGTGCAAGATTGTGCTGTCCATGACGGTGCTCAACATGTACGCCAGCGCCTTCTTCCTCAGCGCCATGAGCATCGCACGCTACTTCACGGTAGCTGGGGCCCTGCGCCGCTACCGCCCCGACGGCCGAGACGCCGCCTGCTGCGGGGCGGCCACCCCGGTCTGGGTGTGCGGCCTGCTTTGGGTCGCCGCCTCCCTGGCCACGATGCCCACCGCGCTCTTCTCCACGGTGGCCAGCGTGGCGGGCGAGCGGCTCTGTCTGCTCCGCTTCCCCGACGGCAGCTGGGACTGGCTGGCTCTCTACCACGTGCAGAAGATAACGGTGGCCTTCCTGCTGCCCCTGGCCACCTTATCCGCCTGCTACCTGCTGCTGGTGCGCTTCCTGCGCCGGCGACCGCGGCCTTGGCTCCGGGGGCCCTCCGGACCGTCGGGGCCCCCCAGCAACCCCCGGAGGCCCTCGCGAGTGACGCGCTCCGTGACCGTGGTGGTGCTCGCCTTCTTCCTGTGCTGGCTGCCCAATCACGCCATCACGCTCTGGGGGGTGCTGGTTAAGTTCAACGCGGTTCCCTGGGACCGGGCCTACTACCTGGTGCACAGCTACCTGTTCCCGGTGACCATCTGCCTGGCGCACGCCAACAGCTGCCTCAACCCGCTGCTCTACTGCCTGCTGCGCCCGGAGTTTCGGCGGCTGCTGTGGGAGCTGTGCTGCCGCCGCTGCGGCCCCTCGTCCTCCCGCCCAGCCAAGGGCGGGCCCGCGAGCGCTGCGTCTGCACCGGCCCAGAGGCGGTGGAGGAGCTCGAGCTGCAGCGAGCCGCCCCCGGGGGGCCGAGCCTGA